The DNA region GTAACAAAGGGGGAGGTGACACACATCAATGCGCTTAGCTCAGATACCTTCATGCCTTCAGATGGAGACTTTTCATAAAGAAGCTTAAGGAGTGTTTCTTCACTTCTTTTATGACGGCTGGTGATATGCTTGGAAAGCTCTCTTTCCCTTTGGCGTTTAAAGCGCGTAAACACCTCGATGAGCCCATCTACCGTTTCCTTGCGAACATCCTCTTTCTCAGAGTTATTCATACATTTTCTTGCCCCCTCACTGAAAACAAATTAGCAACTAAATAGATAAGTAACTAATTTATTAAGTATATAATATATTTAATGGATTCATCGTAAAAAGTCAATATAAAATTTCAGCTCGATATAAACAAACGTGATGTGAAAAGTGTGTGGTGAGGTATGGTTATACGCTATTCATATTTCTTGTAATCTAGTAAGAAAGGGGATAAAGTAAAATCAACAAAGACATAACAGATATAAAGAAATTAACAGCTAAATAAATGAGCATGTACCATAATAAAACTATCAAATTATGAACGAAAGTGGTGATCGTCATGGCAAGTATTTACGATTATTCAGCAGCATTATCAAATGGGCAAGAGGTATCCTTAGCTAACTACAAAGGCAAGGTACTACTTATCGTCAATACGGCGAGCAAATGTGGCTTTACTCCTCAATTTGAGGGCTTGGAGAAGCTGAATAAGGAGTATAAGGAGCAGGGCTTAGAGATTTTAGGCTTTCCTTGTAATCAGTTCATGTCTCAGGATCCGGGAACGAATGAAGAGATTTTGGAATACTGTCAGGTGAATTACGGTGTAACTTTTCCTATGTTCGGGAAGGTGGATGTAAATGGCTCAGATGCCCATCCGTTGTTTCAATTTCTGAGAAAGCAGCAAAAGGGAATGATGGGTGATTCGATTAAGTGGAATTTTACAAAGTTTTTGGTGGATCGAGAAGGAAACGTGGTTGAGCGCTTCGCTCCTACGACTACCCCTGAACAGATAGAGAAGTCGATTGAAGAATTACTTTAAGATATGCTTTCCATATGCTGTTAAAAAGGTTGTTCTTACCTGAGAGGTATAGAGCAACCTTTTTTGTGGATTATAAAAGTCGAATCAAAGCCTCTCTAATTTTCATCGCATCCCCTTGCTGCTCCACAATTCTCGCATATGCAGCGCGCAAAGCCTCAGCTAGTAAAATGCCAAGCTCTTGTCCAGCAGGTTCTTGTGCGGCAACAGCTAGCTTTCCTAAATAATCTGCTATAGCGTTATTCACGTTTCGTGGATCTGGCTCAGAAAGAAGCCTTCCAACCTTTAGCTTAATCATGCCGTCGTACGCCGCTAAAAAGGCAGCCTTAAGGGCTTGACTTTCCGAAACAGCTTCCGCTACGGCCTCCATACGATCTAAAATACGCAGGGTCACATCGTCCCGTAGCATCCCATAAAATTTAATTTTTGACCGATAATGATGGTAAAGAGCTCCGACCGTTACGCCCGCATCAGCTGCAATATGATCCACTTCAGCTTTTTTGTAGCCTATTTCGCTAAAGCGCTTGAGACCAGCGTGAATCAGCCGATGCTGGGTCGAGCCGGGAACTGGAATTTCTGGATTCATCGCAGCCTCAGCCTCCATTTCCCTATATTTTTCCCTATGTCGTTTCTTAGGCAGATGTTTTCATTATAGCCAAATTAATAGGGTAGATTCAATTTTATTATTTGATTGACAAAAATACATAACCCAGTTATGCTATTAACATAACCAAGTTATGTTAATGATAACATAACTATTAAGACGAATCTATGAAAAAAGGGAGTGTAAACATGGAAGGAAACGTAATGTTTTATTTTGTACCTGTTAAAGATATTAAAAGTGCTAAAGCCCTATACCGCGACGCATTAGGCTTAGAGGAATCTTGGAGAGAAGGCGACTTTACTGTTGCTTTTAAGCTACCTGGAACAGACGTTGAGCTTATGGTTGAGCAGGTTCAAGAGGGCGGTCCCGATGCCGCTGGTCCTGTTCTACTTGTACCATCTGTTAAAGACATCTATGAAAACAATCAAGGTAAGCTTCATTTTGTAGACGAGCCTAGTGAAACACCTGATGGTCTGTGGGTAAGTGCTAAGGACGATTCCGGTAATGGCATTTACTTTACGGATGAGAGCAAGCACGAGTAATTAACTATTTAATAGAATAGAGAGGGCTTGTCCCAAAAGTGTCAAATGATTTATCGAGTAGATGTGGTGTGCAATGAAAGTTCTAACGGTCATATTTGCACCTTAGCCGTGCTTTTCGGAGTTCTGCAAATTCTAACGGACAAAATTGCACCTTAGAAGGGAGATTTGAGGAAAAATCTCTAGATATTCATTCTAAGAGTTAAAAATGTCCGTTAGAAATAGAATTAGCTAAAAATCACTCTCTAAGAGTCTCGTATGTCCGTTAGAGAACGGGGCAGTCAAAAAAGTCCAAAGTTTAAAAAACTTTTGGGTTTGGGACAGCCCCTTTTCATGGTTAATCTCCCAATCCCATAAATCGAAAATAGACTACTATTTCTCCTTATTTTAATAGAGGAATCTTATCTTTGTATGCTGTGATAAGCTGCAAATTATGCTCCTCAGAGTGATCTAAATTGCCGCTTAAAAAAATAGGGGGTTGATCTCCATTTTCTGCGATATAGGCGATTGCCTGTGCAACTATAGAGTTGATCAGAACCATATTATAGATCGTTGAAACAGGAGCAAAAGGGACGGTTACACGCTCGTGCTCCATGACAGCATCCCCTAGTACAACATGATTATTAATGGCGAGGTCAGCGTAATCAGATAAATGCTTGCCACTTTGGTGACGGGATTGCAGCTTGGTATAATGAAACGATGTTAATGCAACCACAAAGCATCCAGCCTTTTGGGCTGTGATCGCTACATCTATGGGAACAGGATTCCTCCCGGAGGTTGATACGACGATTAATATGTCGGCAGAGGACAGACGATGCTCATTTAAGACGTGTTCTCCATAGCCCGCCATTTTTTCCAATGTTGAGGAACGGACAGCTCCTTCGTGCAGCATTAAGGACTCGGTAAATATCGGATTAACGGGAGCCAATCCCCCGGCACGATAAAAGATCTCCTCAGCTATCATATGTGAATGCCCACAGCCAAAAACATAGATAAGCCCTTTATTTGCCACAGTTTGGGCAATGGTTTGGGCAGCCTCCTTTATTTTTTCAGCTTCCTCCTTCAATATCGTTTCCAATCCTGTGTGGATGTGGTTAAAGTATTCTTTTATCATTAATGCAGTTCCCTCCCTATGACGTAGTACCTGTCTCTCCTTTGGTCCATGCTGGTTAGACTTGTGTTGCTTCATCCTGCGTAGGTCAGGTAGCTTGTTGGTCAGCCTATGCTTTTAAAATGACTTCAAATTTATGCTGATCGGTACGATAGATCGCTTTCGTATACTCAATAATTTCTTCTTGAATGGAATAGGTCGTTCTTCTGAACAATAAAGCCAGGGTCCCTGGCTTGACATCGAGTAGCTTGCTTTCATATTCACTCAGGCTGATAGGCTCAACAGTTTGACGAGCATAGTGGGGAATCAGATTATACCGCTCGCGTAGGATTTGATAGAGGGACGTGCCTTCTAAGCATTCCTTGGTCAGGTTAAAGCATTTCTCCTTATTAAGCCAGACTGATTCAAGGGCATATGGAATTTGATCGACTATCCTCAAGCGCTTCAGCATGATGACTTTCTGTTGCTCTCCCTTTAACTGAAGATGCTTAGCTACCCTTTTAGTAGCAGGTGAAATTTCAAACTGCAGTGTTCTTGTCCCCACCGTATGTCCCATTCGTTCCATATCCTCAGTTAAGCCTTTGAGCTCAGAAAGCTGATGGTTGATTTTAGGCTTTGCTACAAATGTTCCCTTGCCCTGTTCCCTGTATAAAATCCCCTCATTCACAAGGGACATGATCGCTTCTCTTGCTGTCATGCGACTAATTCCATGGATGACACATAATTCCCGTTCGGTGGGGATTAGATCATCAGGCTTTAACTCTTCATTATCGATCATTTCCTGAATAATCTCTTTTAACTGGTAGTACAACGGGAGGGGATTACTCTTTTCAACCTTCCTCATCTTCAGCACACTTCCTTCTAGTTTTTTGATTTTATCCCTTAACGGCTCCTGCTGTCAGTCCTTTTTCAATAAACCTTTGCACAAATAAATAGATAACCAAGACTGGAATAACTGTAATCGTTACCGCAGTAGCCATCAGCCCATAATCTGTGCCGTACTGTGAGCTAATAAAGGATAATAAGACCACTATGGGTCGAATGTGCTCTTGACCCACGAAGATCAAGGAGGAGAAGAGATCGTTATAAGACCATAGAAATACAAAGACACTGCACGTAGCAAATGATGGTCTGGATATAGGGAAAAAGATCCTAGTATACATCTTCAATCTGCTGCAGCCATCCATAACGGCAGCTTCTTCTAGCTCTTTGGGGATTGTAGCCATATAGCCTGATAAGACGAGTACAGCGAAAGGCAAATACCCGGCCGTATGTGGTAATATTAAGGCCCAATGCGTATTCAATAAATTCATCTTGATTAATAGCTCAAAGACAGGTAAGACGGTGGCGAAAGAAGGGATCAATAAGCTTAACACGAGTATGCCCTGAATAAATCCACGGAGCCTAAAGTGAAAACGAGATAAAATAAACGCAGCCATTCCCCCGAAGAGCAGGACAAAAAACACCGTA from Bacillus horti includes:
- a CDS encoding glutathione peroxidase; the encoded protein is MASIYDYSAALSNGQEVSLANYKGKVLLIVNTASKCGFTPQFEGLEKLNKEYKEQGLEILGFPCNQFMSQDPGTNEEILEYCQVNYGVTFPMFGKVDVNGSDAHPLFQFLRKQQKGMMGDSIKWNFTKFLVDREGNVVERFAPTTTPEQIEKSIEELL
- a CDS encoding TetR/AcrR family transcriptional regulator; amino-acid sequence: MNPEIPVPGSTQHRLIHAGLKRFSEIGYKKAEVDHIAADAGVTVGALYHHYRSKIKFYGMLRDDVTLRILDRMEAVAEAVSESQALKAAFLAAYDGMIKLKVGRLLSEPDPRNVNNAIADYLGKLAVAAQEPAGQELGILLAEALRAAYARIVEQQGDAMKIREALIRLL
- a CDS encoding VOC family protein; the protein is MEGNVMFYFVPVKDIKSAKALYRDALGLEESWREGDFTVAFKLPGTDVELMVEQVQEGGPDAAGPVLLVPSVKDIYENNQGKLHFVDEPSETPDGLWVSAKDDSGNGIYFTDESKHE
- a CDS encoding SIS domain-containing protein encodes the protein MIKEYFNHIHTGLETILKEEAEKIKEAAQTIAQTVANKGLIYVFGCGHSHMIAEEIFYRAGGLAPVNPIFTESLMLHEGAVRSSTLEKMAGYGEHVLNEHRLSSADILIVVSTSGRNPVPIDVAITAQKAGCFVVALTSFHYTKLQSRHQSGKHLSDYADLAINNHVVLGDAVMEHERVTVPFAPVSTIYNMVLINSIVAQAIAYIAENGDQPPIFLSGNLDHSEEHNLQLITAYKDKIPLLK
- a CDS encoding GntR family transcriptional regulator: MRKVEKSNPLPLYYQLKEIIQEMIDNEELKPDDLIPTERELCVIHGISRMTAREAIMSLVNEGILYREQGKGTFVAKPKINHQLSELKGLTEDMERMGHTVGTRTLQFEISPATKRVAKHLQLKGEQQKVIMLKRLRIVDQIPYALESVWLNKEKCFNLTKECLEGTSLYQILRERYNLIPHYARQTVEPISLSEYESKLLDVKPGTLALLFRRTTYSIQEEIIEYTKAIYRTDQHKFEVILKA
- a CDS encoding carbohydrate ABC transporter permease encodes the protein MQIKLEQRTLWEKLQLNLTGSKIGRFFIYFSLSIWSLTTIFPLLWIVNNSFKDSADVVNNSFAIAADPTLQNYVNAFQSMNVGKSYLNSFIMSGGTVFFVLLFGGMAAFILSRFHFRLRGFIQGILVLSLLIPSFATVLPVFELLIKMNLLNTHWALILPHTAGYLPFAVLVLSGYMATIPKELEEAAVMDGCSRLKMYTRIFFPISRPSFATCSVFVFLWSYNDLFSSLIFVGQEHIRPIVVLLSFISSQYGTDYGLMATAVTITVIPVLVIYLFVQRFIEKGLTAGAVKG